ACTAATATTCTCAATCAGTATAATAAATAGGAACCCCAAACAAGATTATGCATTTATTGCTTTATCATCATGAATAATAAATAGGAAGTGGAAAGAAGTACACCACTTGATCAATGTTAGATTAACAAGGAGCCAAGAACCATAACATCAATACCACTGAATACAGAACCACACAAAGAAGCTTGCCATCAGTTTTTTTCTGGAAAACAATGATAAGTTTTCAACCTTTTCCAGAAAAAATTAATAGTAGGTTTTTATTCAGGAGCTCTTCTGCGACTAACTTAGCAGCTTTCTTCCACATCTTCAAAGtgatctttttatctattcCAACTTCAGTATCTGTTgcattcccccccccccccccccaacccccATTCCACATCAAGATTTTACTATTGACCGGAGGAATCACTGCTTCTACCAATAGCTCTTAAAATATGTAATGAAACTTCTATATCTTTAGTATTAAGTGAATAATGCACTCTTCTTTCTTCCCCTTACATCTTCTTCTCCTATTTCTTCTTGAGAACGGAATGAAGAGTGTACTGCTTCTCTGTGGTTCTTTTTCAGTAGTTCATTATTGCCACAACAAACTGCTCAAACCGTGAAGCCCTCACAATTTACGCTAGTTCTGAAATTCAGCTTTAACTTATTCTTTGCTTTGGATATCACTCATTACACTATGCTCAATTTTATTCATGTAAATTAAAAAGTTCACATCTTTCAGAGATAATAGGTACCATGGAACCTCCAGCAGCCGTAGAATAAGCTGTACTTCCAGTTGGTGTAGCTACTATGACTCCATCAGCTTGCACCTGCAAAATAACACAAACTGGCGTCAGTTATCTCCATATTCTTTAGTTCCCTAATCAAGTGGAtgctttttgaaataaaaaagttgTCTTGGAAGATCTATAAAGCCTGAAATATGAAAAGTGGGACTCTTTTGTTCTTCTGAAAGGGCAATGGGGTGGCTGGGAGTGCTTTACGAAAATGCACCTTTGCAATGAGGCGGTCATGTTCATAACACTCAATTTTGGAGAGATATGGATTAGAACCACGATCAACTACAACTTCATTTAGGACATCAAACACCTTTCCAGGCATTGCTTTCCCATTTCTGAATATTTCACATTGAAGACGCATTCGCGGAGTTATATAGACACGAACCAGAGTTCCATCCCCACGAATGACTTGTCTTAGATCCTTCTTATAATCCTCAAACTGTATAgattaataagaaaaattaagaggAGAGACTTTCCAAGTGAATTAAGAGCTAAATCGTAACATTGTCAGTCAGGAAGCATACTGTGTGGGAAGTGAGAAATCCAAGGGATCCTAGATTAAATGACACAACAGGTGGGATAGCACCTCGAAATAATCTTGTAGCATGGAGTATAACTCCATCTCCTCCTAGGCAGGCAACAAAATCAACCCTTTCACGAAGATCACTGCATTAGGTACATCAGACAAGGTTAGCATCTTTTCGTGAAGTAAAAGAAGTGAAACgagacccaaaaaaaaaaaaaactatctgCAATACATTTATGAGTCATCCCACCTAGTATGTTGACTATAAAAGGTCTGAACAAACTCGAAGCCTGGAATTCGAGCAAATATATCATGCACCTCCGATTCAACAAGAACATTCATTTTCTCTTGGTAATACAGGAAAGAAGCAACCTTCAAagaagaatgaaatagaaaagcAAATGAGTTACAACTATGAGATAGTAAACTACTTGTCTGAGATGctttatctaaaataaatgtaaaatcaGATATTATAAGGACATGGTTTCTACTGTATAAGCATGCTGAAATGCTAGAAGTGCATATCTTCTGAAATATGGAACCTTCAAATATAAGTTCCAAACATGAATCATAGAGCTATgcacaaaaaattgaaattatatgTTCTCAAAATGAAACAATAAGCTAACCAAGATTCGATTGGGCTAAATTAAGAAGTGACTTGCATGACACATTCAAATTCACGATGTAGGAGGGATGAAATTAGTGGACAAGAAGATCCAAAATGACTAGAGAAAATTAATGGTCTTATTTTCCTTTCTCAATTTGGTTGGCGGATTCAAAATTGGACAGTAATAAGATGAACTCATATTATAGATGATTGACAGTCACTAAAATGTACATTCACAAATTAACGGCAGGTTCTGTAACGTGTTTGTATATACTGATGGGCTAGTATGACAAAGGAACATATGTTGAGCATATTCTTTTTACTCTAATTGCTGATAAAGAATAAACAGGAGCAAGTAGACCTATTTGATCTCTCAGCCTGGATTTTTCAAGATATATACATAAGAGTTCAGAAAGTAGATAAGATGATTTTGTAGCACAGAAATTTCAAATGAGCCAAAATAGATGTCTTACTCTCAAGGGAACTTTGAGGGTCTTCCTTTCAATTGTAGTAAACACAAATGTGAGCCTTGCAAGAGTAAATTAGCAGCTCCATTTAACATACTGATAACTGTATGCATCCTCAGGGAAAATAAACAGGGAGAGCATACCCAGCATTAACAGAGTAGTCAAACAGAGTCCAAGTCAATTAATAATAACTGGTAAGCACCTCTTTGGCTTCTTCCAAAAGTTCTTGTCCCAGCTTCTTTAGAAGGAGAACGGTCTTTGGCCTGGATATCCATTTAAGCATTTGTGGCTGGGTGCTAGGATCAGTGAAGGCCAAGGAAGATTCTGCCTTCTTTCTGGACTGCACTCTTACTACACCAGTTGAGGACGTGCACATATTTCCTTCGATTAGCTCCATGTTAGCATCAACTGAAGGTTTGGGGGCCTGAATGTTCTCCCTAGCTTCAGGAATTTGTCTAAGAAGTTCCCCAGAAGAAGTTTTGTTGTTTGATCTTGTCGGTAGTGTCCTTTCATGATCAGTCACATAAACACCTTCATAAGTAAGAGTTTCATTTTCTTCTGAGTTAGGTAGAGAGCCTACCGCCTGCGTTCCACTACTACCACACAATGGATTCCCACTGGAGGGGACATTCTTATTCGCATTAGGCACAATGTGTGGTGTGTATAGAGTCATGTATTGTCTCCATTTAGAGACCATAACTGATGTCCTCCAAACTCCTTCCCTGCTGTGGAGATAAATGGGTTTGCTGTATACATCAGAGACCATTGCTGCGAACTTCTCAACCTGCTGCACTGAAGGTGTTGTGCCAACTTCAACAGGAAGTTTAAGAACTTCAATATCTCCAGAGAAAATGGCTTCATCCAGAACTTTTTCATAGAAGTTGTCCTTTATGGTCTCAGCTCTGAGATCTATAATAGTTTTGAACCCTCTCTCCAACAGCCATCTAAGACCTTCTTCAGTTACCTGGCCACCTCTCCAAAAAGCAACCTCAGAACTTGCAGACTCTGTCACTTCTTCCGATGAAAAATGAACAGGATCCCAGTTAGCAAACAATGCATGGCAGGGATGATCATCTCCACGGGAAAATCCAGAATCATAACATACATTCTTCAGCCTTTGCAGCTTTCTCCATACAGCAATGCTCCTAGGATCATCAGGTGTTAAAAAGTTTTCAAGAGCAACATGCAAGCTCTCACAATACCTCTTCATTTCACCTCTGAAAAAAGCTAGTGGAGGAAGCTCATCATCCATTTCATGCTCATCAAAATCACTACATATGTTGATTATCAAGGATCTCCTTGATAGGACATCCTCCCTCCCTTTGTTGAGAAGACATACCATGCATCCTAGAACAGAAGCTATTTTGTCCTCCAGTAAATGTTTATCTTCTGAGGGCACATCATATGAGATACAACATTCACCAGTCACTGGATTGCATAGTGTGTCCATTAATGTGTTATGAAGTTGTTCGGCAGCTCGAAGGATTCTACAATATGCTTCTATCTCAGCAATGTCCCCAGGTAGAGGGCCAATCCAGGGTAACTTTGATATACCACGGGGCTGAGGAGTACAAATTTCAGGAAAACAGTTAGCTAACTCATGAAGTTCAAACCAACAACTATTCAAGTAGACAGAAATTATTTAGAACTTTATGATACCCCTAGTATACAGGATAGTCCCTTCTTTTATCAATTAGGTTATTTATAtcgcaaaataaaaataaaaataaaaactgagCAGAAACCATCCGGGATCACAACTTatcaaaaaaaagataaaaaataaaccaTCCCCGATCAGTAAATAAACAATGATAAAAAGAaagcaaaaacataaaaatgctGAACTAATTAGAAACAAAAATGAGaggtaacaacaacaataacatagtTGAAAGATGTGTGTGCAAACGTTGATTTTgcttaagaaataaaataatcaactaaGTTGCTGCAAACAAGAAACACTTGGCTTTTATATCAGTCTATACAAGACACACCAAAATAATGAAACAGGCAATAAGCCACATTATTGTGGGGGGAAAGAAAATAGCTAGAGACCCAAGCCCATCATTTTTGTGTTTCATCCACTATATGCAATCCACGGAAAAAAGAGCATTGGTTGGTAATTAGATTCAATATAGATAGGAAGGAACACATACTAATACACACATTCCTACTTCTGCTTAGAGTTCATCTCTCTCTTCTTTTACTTCCTATTCGAGGACACATTAAGGTTCAACCTTGGTATATCTTACATGAAGTGAACTGAAAGATAATTTCAAGTCTCTCATTTGAAGACTTATCAGCCTGTAAAATGACTAGTAGATTTCAAGCAAGAAATGCAGGATGAAAGGTAAGCTTCCAATACCAACCCTTTCTATCACCGTCAATGCAGCCAGctaacaacaacatatccaatatagtcacaagtggggtctggggaggaAGGGTAGAGTGTATGCAAACCTTACCCTTCTACCTTGTCAGGTAGAGAGGTTCCaatagaccctcggctcaaagAAAGTAAGACATAACATTTATTCATAAGCAGCAACAATAGCACGATAGTAAGAAAATAGAGGGCATACAAGACAAAAGTAGTACTAGAAAACTAAGAGTGAGAAATACGGAAATAGTAAAACAATACTAATAGTTCTAGCCGGAGAGACCAGATGCAAAACTATTTAATACTAGCCTTCCACCCGAATACCCAACCCTCCACACCCTcctataaaaaatcattttatgaaGAGTCATATCCTCACAACCAGctaattaacaaaataacaGGGCAAAATATCCAAAGCTTTAAATGACAGAAATCAAACTTGAATTACAGGGGAATAAGTGGGAGTTGACTACATTTCTGTTTTCACAACTAATTCTCTCCACAACTTTATAGATATTGATTAATTAAAGCAAAAACACGAACACCAACCTGAGAATCCAAGCCAATGTTAACAGAGAACGCATTGGAGAGATCAGCACCGACAACAAGCTTCCTTGTTTGCCTTTCAACAGAATTGAGGTTCCTCCGCAACACAGACCCATATGAATATGAAGAACCAATTCCAAACCTTGAAATCTTTCCACATCTTAGCTGACGAAGATGAATTACCGCTGTCCGACCTATACCAAACCGGTATGGACAATACGCTGCCATTCAGGGGGGAAAACTAACTACTAAACTCCAATTCTTCACCAGAAAAATCACTACAACAAATCAATAACTTTGGTATCTCGATATCTGGGTTAGTATAAtccaaatttgaatttcaagatTCTTCGTATCGATTACTTGAAGTCGAAATTCTTATAGTGTTGCTTATCTCAACAACAAACAAAGGATCATTTCAACAATACCCGGATTTTGAGTTCGTGTCTaattatcataaatttcaaGCTTCAATTTGAAGTGTTGATTATGGAGTTTGAAGCTGTATGTATGGGGGCGGGAAAAGAGGAAAAATGGTAAATGTGattgaaatgaaaataactaacttgATTTGTGCGGCGGAGTGTTAACTATTTTTTGGAGTGTCGTagttaaaaagtattttattttagattattttggCGCGAAACTAAATTTAATTGAACTTACAAGATCAtgaaaattgtattaatttgatttttcattttttatttttttcaaagaggAAAATTAAGTTGAAATTATATTAGGACATGCTTTccaattttaaaatacaaaaatttaggattttaatttttaaataataaaaaattgttttaaaaaaataaaagtatcatCAAACAGGTCATATAATGTATTACCTTTCTGAAAAACGCAAATATAGAAGTTATTATCATATCTCTTATAGTCATATGAGCAAGGGGTGGAGGTAAGTCTCGAGGTTTGGGTGAAAATTCTAGCTTTATCGCTACCAATACTTTAAATATATGGTAGTTATGTCCTCACTACATAAGACCAAACAAGAATGTACTAGAAACCAATATCGATTGTGGTGTGCAGTGGTAAAATCGTTCCACCCTCAATTAGAAATTTCAAGTTCGAATATTAGATATAGAGAAAATTATATGTCAACTACAAATAGACGCTATAGTACACCATCCAGATTTAATTGGAACTCCATAGATTCCGAACGTCGTCTGAGAAATCAAACGAAAAAGAATGAACTAGAAAAGAAGTAAACACACAGTAGGATCCCAGTGGTATAAGCAAAACGTTAAATGAACAATATCGTACTCAGTGTCATCACACAAGTAGAATATGGAGAGGGATAGTATATACGGAGACCTTAACCCCTAACTTGAGAGGTAGAAAGGTGATTTCCGCGACCCTCacctcaaaattaaatattaaatgaaagctccctttttagaataatatagtaaaacaaattatataagaGGTGAACACACGGTAGGATCCAAGTGTTCCAACTTCGAACAACTGTAGAGaactcaatttttttccttttcatgaCATCTCTttctcaaaaaagaagaaaaaaaaaactactcaATTCTCTGGTTACAGGAACCGTATGCCAAACATTACAATAAATATTATGCTCCTACAGCAGTCCCTGTTTATGAAGTTTGGAAGTCTTTTCTgaagaagacgaagaagaaGGAATTTAGACGCTAGCATTTCAACTGCAGATTATATGTTCTACATGCCTATAGCATTTTAGGATGAAACTCTTTCAGCAGTACGTcaagaagaaaaggaaataatGTCTAGCGCCTTGTGGTGCAGCAACTTCAACTGGGAAAAGTTCCCTTTCTGTGAATCCTCactgaaataagaaaaaatgatttcatAGTAAAACATGCAGCAACCAAATTCAATCTGACAATGTCAAGACTTGTCTGGGGTTGGATGGGTTGGTGGGTGAACTTACTTTAAAGTTAAATATAACACAATGGCTTAAATTCTTCAATCAGCATCACCCAGTCCATCACTaccatcacctctcttggataTAGGGGTCAGAATCGACTTAGTATTTTTCCTTTGAGAAGCAATTTCAGCATTTTTACGCAAGACTGCTCCAGGAGATGGATAAGGGCGCTGCTGAAAGAGAGGACCCTGAAATTTGAAGAACCGGAAAGATAtcattttaagttaaaaggCATACAAGGAATAAAAGCATATTTATAAAGCAGGAAATTGGATATAAGGAAGCGACTGATGTCTGCAACAGAAGGATGAAACCTTATAAAGAGAGCCATGAGTGTTTTCCATACCATGGCAATAAAGATAAACCAAATCAAGATTAGTGCAAATGGCAATATCAATGAGTTAACTTTACTTTTGAACAGAATTTTCCACGTGATTCTGTTTTTAGCCAATGGCACTCAAAGATATAAATACTTCGACAATGAAACGTTACTAATTGACAACTGATAGCATGCTCTCCACACATCAAATATGTATCCTTATCCAATACTTCTTATAGACACACATGGACGAAGTTCTCAAGAAACTGCAAACAGAGAAATTCTGTTACGAGTATCTTTTTTCTGCATTCCTTGTAATTTGATCGATTTAGTGTTGACGGAACACCTAAAAGAAATTACAAAGAAATATGATCCCTCATCAAAAGTTTTGAATTCCTAATATTATATACTCCCCCTGTTCCTATTTATGTCGTCCTTAAAATGTtccttaatatttttcatttcacaAAACTTATGCATCAATTACACTATTCTTCCTATTTTGCCTCGAGAGTTATTAGCCTTGAAAGTATGTATTTGACCATAGGAAAACTAAGTAATTAATTCGATAAAGTATATCCCAGTACACACGGTATCATAGTGGAATTCTTCTGTTTGCAGGCTACAATCTTGTAGGTCTTACTTTTTCCCTTTACTTTCTCTGTGGAAGTCAGGTTACATTCTTTTTGGAGCCTCTAGAAGTTTATGTATTAAAAGGGTGTATCACCATCTCttgtgatgaaataaaaatgttttcttaaaaaTGAACACAATATTAGAAGTTAAGACAAGTTAAGCCTTACTAATTAACTTGAAAAGCAGTCAACATACCGTTGCAGTGGTATCTGCTGCCCGTGGTTGCACTCCTTTGAGACCTACAACCCTAGAGAGTCAGCAATAAAAGAAACTCTCAGTTAATAACTTCAGAACTTCTAAAATCTGCAAAATGCACAACCATGCAAGTGGACACAAGCAGCAGAGGGCAACAGCCTTCGAATACGCACCAACCACCCCTAGGAGCATCCGAATAAGAGCTTGGATCCATAGGATCCAattcatcatcctcatcatttGTGCGTTTCCGTTTGTCTTTTTTGTTGCTTTTACTCATTGGTGGTTTGAAACTAGACCTGCAGTCCAAATGATCAGAtaattgacttttgaaaattgaaaagattCTCCTTTCATTTTGCCTCCTTGATCTATATGCATGAACTTAGTTAAATAGAATTCTCAATTAGTTTCATTAGTGTAGTGAACAGTTTCCCCTTAGCTAGTCTCAGTGGTAGTTAATTactaatactttttttaattttttctccttattttttcactcctccCTCTGAGCTCCACCTTTTTTCTCCATTGGTGACATCATCTATGTTATTCATCATTTACCTGACAAACTGCTTACCCATAGTGGTAATAAAACAAGTATGAAAATTCAGCATGATAAACAAGAGCAGCTAGTTTTCAAGGAAAATTACTTCCACTGTCATCTATATCTACTGTATTTCACCAATATAAGTTCCAAAATAGTAATAAGGCAGAATGTAAAGataaaaacatttattaatttattgtttagAAGGACAAAGAATTTAGTTCATTCACCAACTGGCATGATGATGCATCACTACTAAAGTGCAAAACTAACATACATGGATTCCATATGACAAAAATAAAGCATCGCTATCATAGTCCATAGACAAAAAAGACTAATGCAACATCAAGGACTGGATTCATAGTGGGATGCACACATATCTGGAAGACTGTCAGAAACTAATGAGACACCAACTATGCAGAATCAGGATGTGATGCGTAACTTTAATATCCTCTGGCTTAGTTCCTATCAGTTCCTCTCAAACAAACAAGTTGGGAAGAAAGAGGGATAAGGAGAGGCTTAATAATAGCAAACAGAACCAAGAATTGCATGGGTTCTCTTTAAACAACATCTTAGTGTACCAGCAAAGCTGAATAAAATTATAGAGATATGATCTGTGAATAGAAGGCATACCTCTGCCTCTGAAACTTTTTTTCAGAGTCTTCTGTGACACCTGCATCCCCAGAAGTTTGTTGTTGTCTCTCCACATTTGCTGACACATACTGGCTTTGAGGAAGATTGAGAACTCTGCATTCAGAACGATATCAATGTTCAGACGAATGATGCATCCTAGATAATTATGATCATTGAATTGAGCAAACTACTACTTCAAATGCTTAGCAATGAGCCAAGGAAtgctttaatttatttagttaagaTCTACAAGCCCTCTCAAATGTGGTCTAATTCTAGGAATTCTTGGAAAGTAGTGATTTTCTTACTTAATTTCTAGTGTTTGTTAAGTAagcagaaaaaatttatttcagaaGCATTTATATAAAATCTAGGAAAATACTATGGAGGTGGAGGTAGGGAGTAGGAGTGTGGGGGTGGTGGAGGTGAGAGGCTATGGGGGTTGGAGTCCGATTTGGTGAGTCAGGGGATGGGGAGGACAGTGTTGTGAAAGGCGATCGCCTCGTCGCCAATGGCAAGAGGCAAGGCGAGGCGACCCTTCATCGCCTTTTAGCTTTGTGGCGAGGCGATCTTCAAAAGGTGACGCTATGACGACAAAAGGCTAGAGGCAAGGGGCGAGAAAGGCTAGAAAGGTGTCGCcttttgtattttcttaaaaaaaaggcGACCAATCTAGggttttaaaagttaaaaggtAATCTTAGGATTTTTTACAAGACTCCTCCGGCAACTAGCCAGGCTTTTCCGGTGACTCCAAAGTCTAACCAAtacatatttcttctttttttgagaaagttaacataatacatatttcttcttttcttcttcagacTTGAGTCACTTCTACCTTTGTTTTgacttttgttcttttctttctcattcAAGTTCTAGACTTTTAGTATGTACtatctatttttactttttgaattgaaaaaattgttaatatgttattgtttgattatttacatatgcaattaaatattttaattttttggtattaAAGGGTGCCGCACTTCAAAAAAGGCGAGCGCCTCGCCGTTCGCCTCGCCTCGTGGCGAGGCAGACCCTTGTCGCCTTTTATCGCCTTTCGACGTCCAAAACACTAGGGAGGATTGAATTGCCACATATGGAACTTGTTGTGTTATCAAggaataatttcattttaataaaagggaaaaaaatcatGTATACAAGTAGTTTACCAAAAAAGAGAGCCAAAAAAAATGGTTCTCCAATATGTCCACCCATTCATGTACAAATGGGAATCTCATGGGTACACTAAACATTAAATAGGAAAAAGGCTAATCAGCAAATATACAAAATCATGTTCAACTCCTTCAAAATTTCTTCTATTTCTTTCTCGCCACACTACTCACATAAGAGCTAATGGAGCAACATCCCCTGTTTTGGGCCTTCCCTTCCATCTTCTAGCCCAACTAAACAAAGTTCATGTTAACTCTCCAGCATAATCTGCAGGAATTCAAACCATCTCAGATCACCCACTCTAACCTTGAAGCAATCTGACAATGTAGTAGAAGGTGATCCACATCCTTTTCTGGTTTTTTGCACAAAAAGCACCAACAAAGGTGAACCTTCTTTTCCTCGGATTCTCAGTTgtcaaaaactcaaaattgCTCTTCTAGTTGCCAGCCATATGAAGAAACATTCTTTTCTTAGTGCCCTTCAAATTCAAACTGCATCATGCTGCCATCTCATCTCCTGCGAGAATCTAGGCATAATTACACTTTACTGAGAAACAACCACCATTGCCTAGCTCCTGCCTCCCACCTACAAGAATCCTGAATTTCTAAGGGTAGAGTTTGTTTGTAGGCATCTCAAGCAAGTTTTGCAATTCTTCCATCTCCGAATCATGAAATTTCTACCAACTCAAGATCCTCAGCCTTTCAAGATATTTCTCCACAGCTTGCACCCAAAAGGAGCAGTACTGTTTGTAACTTTCCACCCTCACCCCTTCCATAAATCCATGTGTCCGCTATCACCTATCTCATAGGGCATGTTACTTTGCTCCTCTGCTTTCCCTGCCCTACTTCCACTGTCATTTTCCACACTTTTAAAGAATTTGTTTTCCTAGGGACACTAATTTCCAAAACATTGACCAACAAAGCTGCTGGTATTTTTTCCCACAGATAGGGGGTTGAAGCAGGGTGATCCTATTTCTCCTTTCCACTGTCATTCCACTCCTTTCCTGGATACTCAAATTTTTACATCAAAACCGAGAACACTAAACTCAAAGAACCCTTCTAAGTCAACTGCATGTGGTAAATGTTGGACTGCACATATAGACAGTGCAGTGAATTGACAAGTAAATAAGGGGCAAAAACAAGAAAACCCTAAAAGTTGCACTATAAGTTTAAGTTCCATTGGAAATCTTACTCGAGCAAAAGTACTCATATGCAGTAGCATTAAACGGAAACAAAGGCGAGacaaataaacacaaaaatgtcaaaaggaaaaatatatgcaaagaCAACATACCGAGTGCAATGTTTGCAGTAACCCCATGACTGTACAAGCCCCACACCCCATCCCCCACATTCAATGCATCTCTGGAATGTGGAAGCTTGGTCAACCCAAGTTACATTAGTTGCATTGTTGGTGACTGTTCCATCATGGTGCTGAATGGCAACCTGCTGTGGTTTAGAAGGATGTTCCCATTGTGATACATTAGTCTGTGAgttatagtaatatttttgaCCTGCAAACAGTTTAAATAATAGAAAACACAGGCTCAATATGACATAAAAAGTGAAGAGCTCAAGCAACTAAATTTGCTACCGACAACAATCAAAACTGTGACCAGCTAAGTCTAATACCTTAGATAAGATCCTCTTAGTTCATTTTCTAGCAGCAAAGGAACGCAATGAATTACTAGTTACACTCCTCATCAGTTCAAAAGGAGAATGAAAAAGAGACATGTCAAACCAATGATGCACAGGGATGAGGGATCCCAGTCGCAGTAAATGCATGCCTAGTTGGCAACTAAAAAATGGAGAAGCCACACTATGATAAAGAAGGAATGTAACAGGACCTATGGATTTAGGCGTTCGGAAAATCAGCATGGGCTCATTCCAAGCAGTACTGCACCTTctgctattttttatttataaaacacaGCTTTTACCTTAATATATCAGGATATAATTACAGcaaagagggggggggggggggggatttagaaaaaggaaagaagaatatcaagatgacAGCAGTAGGTCACCAAAGGTTGAACCAAATTTATCAATATGTGTTTTTCATTTGCGTCTCGTGCTCTGAGAAACATTGTACTTTACATTCAAGTGTTTAAGGGTTATCACAACTTTAGTCCCCAGATTTACAATTAAAGCACTTCAGGACCTTTTGGTTTTTACTtacctaagaagaaaaaatagggTTGTGATTGGTCTAGAATCAGTCAGTTATATTTCCAAGTCTTTCCATTCAGGTCAAAGAGCTTCGAACTTACAAATATTGTTCTCTGTACCAATATGACACTTTTATTGGGTAACTAATAATTTCATTTGCCATAACCTACAAATGAATGACCACTTGGGTCTGGTCGGTCAGGAGAAGTTAATGATTGTTGTTCCTGGCTTGGGCGCAGAACTATTCTTGAATAGTTCTCCACTTGAGTTGCATGCTTTCAAGCAATCAGTGCCTCATTTGTTAGCAGCAATAAATgattctctctctttcttcagATCCTTtgatattatttactttttcacAATCATTGTGCGTTAAGAACTTCCCAATGTATAAAATAAAGGTAGTTCAGGAAAATTACCCTAGCATTTATCTGTAAGCCTGAGTCACCCTCCTTCCttattgctatttttttttctttttacatttaaaGGTCCTACATTTATCAACGACGAAATATTACCATAGTCTCCcctattttactatttttgagAATGGTCAAGTAGTTTctcctttttactttttatctTTACTGAAAATggcatttttaaaaaaattatgtagcctgataacaaaagaaaatatccCAGGGAAGCCAAAATCTTTTGAGAATAGTGACATCAGGATTCACATTAAAAAGGATCAG
The DNA window shown above is from Solanum lycopersicum chromosome 11, SLM_r2.1 and carries:
- the LOC101259502 gene encoding NAD kinase 2, chloroplastic-like — protein: MAAYCPYRFGIGRTAVIHLRQLRCGKISRFGIGSSYSYGSVLRRNLNSVERQTRKLVVGADLSNAFSVNIGLDSQPRGISKLPWIGPLPGDIAEIEAYCRILRAAEQLHNTLMDTLCNPVTGECCISYDVPSEDKHLLEDKIASVLGCMVCLLNKGREDVLSRRSLIINICSDFDEHEMDDELPPLAFFRGEMKRYCESLHVALENFLTPDDPRSIAVWRKLQRLKNVCYDSGFSRGDDHPCHALFANWDPVHFSSEEVTESASSEVAFWRGGQVTEEGLRWLLERGFKTIIDLRAETIKDNFYEKVLDEAIFSGDIEVLKLPVEVGTTPSVQQVEKFAAMVSDVYSKPIYLHSREGVWRTSVMVSKWRQYMTLYTPHIVPNANKNVPSSGNPLCGSSGTQAVGSLPNSEENETLTYEGVYVTDHERTLPTRSNNKTSSGELLRQIPEARENIQAPKPSVDANMELIEGNMCTSSTGVVRVQSRKKAESSLAFTDPSTQPQMLKWISRPKTVLLLKKLGQELLEEAKEVASFLYYQEKMNVLVESEVHDIFARIPGFEFVQTFYSQHTSDLRERVDFVACLGGDGVILHATRLFRGAIPPVVSFNLGSLGFLTSHTFEDYKKDLRQVIRGDGTLVRVYITPRMRLQCEIFRNGKAMPGKVFDVLNEVVVDRGSNPYLSKIECYEHDRLIAKVQADGVIVATPTGSTAYSTAAGGSMVHPNVPCMLFTPICPHTLSSRPVIFPDSAKLELKIPDDARDNAWVSFDGKRRQELLRGDSVRICVSPHPLTTVNKYDQTADWFSSLTRCLNWNQRLEQKAL